The stretch of DNA TTTGAACAAATGATCGCCGCAATCCGCCTTATTTATGGGGCGGTCAAGGCGATCCACTAAGGTTTCGCGTTAGCGAATACCGCCGCTAAATCCGTTTGTATAAGTAAATTGCATCGAATATTATCCCTCCGCTCTTTGACAAGTAAGGTACGGGTTCGATGCCCAAAACATGGCATCGGTAAAAACCTTAGTGTTGTGTCGAGTGTACCTGTACGTGGCTACACTCACCCCGCCAACGCGGATTAAAACTGACATAACTTTCTAGCGTACAAGTCATTTTCGACCCTGGAACGGGGTTGCTCGCTGCAAGGCGGGTATCGGACGTGGAGTCCGCATAAGACCAGCTTAGCGAAGCGAATCTGGCAAGGACGGCGAAGCGTTAAAAAAGATGAGAAAGCGAGAAGCTGCGGCTTCAAGCAATTATCGGAAGCCTTACCCCTTTAGGGGTAGCGGTAGTTCACGAACTTTGGAGAAGAATAGCCTTTTCAATTCTGATCACAAACGTCGATGACCACCTACACAATCACGGCTTTCTGCACTCTGCTGGTGACCTCTGGCGCCTTGCTCCTGCATTCGACATAAACCCCTTTCCTGAACGTCAGCGTGATTTGAAAATTTGGATTTCAGAAGAGACTGGACCTGATGCAAGCATAGTGGCCCTCTGGTCTGTTCTTAAATATTTCAATATTTCCCAGATTCGCGCCAAGACGATACTTGGCGAGGTCGAGGCCGCTGTCAGTAGCTGGAGGGATGTCGGGAGGAAAGAGGCCGATATGAGCAATATAGAGCTAGAGGAATTTGTTGCTGCGTTTGAGCATTCTGAGAGAGAAGCTGCCAGGGCACATATATAAATGACTATATTTAGAGGAACAGTGGTGCTCGGCTTCGCGCTAGAGATGAAGGTGTTTAGACGGCCTGCGATGCTTTGATAGTAGGGTATAAGCTCGGGGCGTCGCCTTGGATAGGTGCGCGATTGGGTGACGGCAAATGACAGCCAGTCTCAAGGTCCAGGTTGGGGGCGTCATGCTGGGCATTTTTTGCCCCCTAACACCCTAAAATAATTGCCCCTATCTTGACAGTACTACGGTCTGCATTTGAATATTAAATAAGCTCGTGTTATCCGCACGGTCATGGTCAATTCACGACCGCCGCAACAACTCCATTTGAAACAGGAAGGTGGCAAGCAGTGTGGAAGGTTTATCACATCCAGTCTGGACGTATAGTTAAGGCCGGTTTTGACTCCGATGATCAGGCCAAAGAGTGGCTTGAGCGGCGTAAAGATCTTGCTGAGGACGAGCACGACATCGATGAGATGGACGAGGAAGAGGAAGAAGAATTTCTCGAGCGAGAAGCCGAGGAAGACGACGAAGCCTACGAGCCGGAATTCGACGACGAAGATGGTGATCGGGAGATTCCCTATCCTGAGGGCGGAAATCTCGGTGGCGATGTCGATGACGATGACGATGACGACCGTGACCACGGCGATCATGACGATGACGACGATGATCAGGGTGATGAAGATGACTACGGCGACGACGACGAAGAAGACGAAGACGACTACTAATGATGCGCTTTCAAGTTTTGGTTGATCGCAGCGAGCGGATCAACAAGTGTACGATTTTACCTCTAGCTGACCATCCCGCCATGGAGATAGTCCGTTACCACCGGGGGCGTCCGATTCCGGCGCTTTCGGGAGAGATGCTGCTTCATCCTGACGGCGTGTCGCTTGATGCCGTGGCGAGCAGCCAGCGCCACGAGGTTAATGTGCTCGCGGCGATAGACTGCACTTGGAAGCGCCTCGGTGCGGTCCTAAGGCTGGTCGAGCAGCCCTTGCCGCGACTGGTGCGTATCCCGCCAGGATTTGTGACGGCCTACCCACGCCGCAATAAGCAGAACCGCGATCCAGACGCGGGTCTGGCGACCATCGAGGCTGTCTTCATTGCAGCGGCGTTTCTCGGGCATTGGGACGAGAGCCTCCTTAGTCGTTACGCTTTCGGACAGGCGTTTTTGGACCTAAACCGTCGGGTATTTTTAGACTACGGGGTCGAGCGGCCAGTGGTAGTTGTGACCCCATGCCTGGACGCTCCCGTTACCTTCTGTTAATGCCGGCAAAATTCGTATATAGTGAGACCTTAGCGGATTAATTTTTTGCGGGGTGTTATCGCTATGCGGGAATGCGCGCGCCGGGTTCTATCGTGGCTCTTCTGCATCATTCTTTGGAGCAACGTAGTGCCGTTGCCAAGCGGCTTAGCGGATGGCAACGCCGTCGCCTGGGCGGCAGGCCCAGAGGCTAACGTGACGACGATGGAGCCGGCACCAGCCATGCAACCTGCGAGCGCTGCAGCGCCGGCCGAGGCAGATGCTGGCGGTACGGGTATCTTTAGCCGGGCCATGCAGGGTGGATTTATCGTCTTCACCTGTCTCCTGATTCTCTTGTCGATGTCGGTAGTTACTTGGGCAGTACTCATCGCCAAGTACGTCTATCTGCAGCGCTTGGCCAAGAGTGGGGAGGCTTTCACCAAGAGCTTTTGGGACTCTCGCTCCCTCAACGATCTTAACAGTCGCTTGGCTGAATACCCTTATAGTCCAGTGCGTGAGGTGTTCCGTAGCGGCTATGCCGAGCTAGTCCGCGGCAGTCAGTTGCTAGGCCAGGTTGCCTCCTCGGAGATCGCCGTGAACGCGGCCCTGGACAACATTAACCGAGCTCTCGCTAAGTCCAAGATGTTCGAGAGGCGTCGCCTCGAGAAGTTCATGTCGATGTTGGCCATTAGTGCTTCGGCCTGTCCTTTTATAGGTCTCTTCGGGACCGTTTGGGGGATCATGGGAGCCTTTGAGGGGATTGCCAAGACGGGAAGTGCGAGCTTAGCTGCTGTAGCTCCTGGTATCTCCGAGGCTCTGGTGTCAACGGCCTTCGGACTGGCTGCGGCGATCCCAGCGGTAGTCGGGTACAATATTTTTTCTGCCAGAGTGCGTTACCTGGTTGGTAGCATCGATGGATTTACGGCTGATTTCCTTAACATTGTTGAGCGTTATTTGGTTTCCGACAAACCACGCTCGAGTGTCGGGTCTGCCCCCACCGCCGCGGTGCAATCGCCTCTAGACAGTCGCATCTGAGTAAAGTGAGGTCCTATGGCATTCGGTAGAATAGGCCAGGAACGCGCCGGTGATGAGCAAGAGGCTCTGGCGGAGATCAACATCATCCCTCTCGTGGATGTGATGCTGGTGCTCCTGATCATCTTCATGGTGACCGCCCCTCTCAGCATCGGTGGGATCAAAGTCGATCTACCGATCAGCAAGGCCCGCGGCACCTCCGTTGATGAGGATAGGATTGTACTCTCCATCAATCGGCAGGGCGCTTACTACCTCGACAAGCAGCAAGTCGCGGATGCCGCTCTTGAGGCTAAATTCAAGGCTATTTATGAGTTTAGGCAGAAAAAGGAACTTTACATCCGTGCCGATACCGGGGTGCCTTATGGTCGGGTCGTCACGGCGATGAGTGCCGCCAGGCTAGCCGGTGTGACCAAACTTGCTATGCTGACAAATTCGCAAGCACAGCAATCACCACAAGCTACGCGTTAACCATGTAAATCGTTCATCCATACTCTTGTGAGTCGCATTATCAGTGGTTGAAGCCGAAACATCAGTAGGACAAATGGAGCCGAGTGTTGGTCGCGGTAGGCTTGCCGTGCTTCCTGCTGTCAATGCTCAGGATCGCCTACTATGGTTCTTTATTGGGGTGTCGACGATCATTCACACGTTCGTCTTAGCTGTGGGCTCATGGCAGATCCTCAATCAGAGCCCCAAAATCAACATGGATGAATGGTCCATGGATGCCGAGATCATGGCGGACTTTGAGGCCTCGGCTCCGTCCAAGACGACCTTGCCCCAGGCCGAGCTGAGACCAGAGGCCAAGGTTCCAGTGCAAATGCTGCCCCAATTGCCGCAGAAGTTTTCTGTCAAGGATGAGCCCAAACCGGAGGATCTCTTGCCAGAGCCGGCGCCGACGCCACAACCCGTCAAGCCGGCTGAAGCCAAGGCCGAACAGCCGCAACCCAAGCCGCAGGATCTGCCGGTTAAGACCGATAACAAGACAGACAATCAGCTGGCTGCGGCTGAGATTCTAAAGCGTGCTGCACTTGAACGTCTACGCGCCGAACAGAAGACGGCCAAAACACTACAAGCTCCTGAAAAAGATGCCGTGGCCAGACTGGGCGAGGCGCTGCGCAAGGACGGTCCTACCGCAGGGTCTGCAGTAGCTAAAGGTAAAATGAATGCCTACAGGTCACGGCTGTCTCAAGCGATCAGGCGGAATTATGCAGTGCCTGAAGCACTCGGTATCAAGGGTACGGCTCTATCTGTGGTGCTGATTATCTCGGTCTCGGAAAATGGCGAGCTTATCGAATTGCGGGTTAAAGAACCCTCTGGCAACCAAGCCTATGATGACGATACAGTACGAGCTGTACGGGCATCCGTGCCACTACCGCGACCACCAACTGAGTTTGTTGGCCAGCCGATTGCGGTGGCGTTTTCGCCCAGAGGTGTCTAGGAGGGAGTGAGCTAGTATGACTAGACTCAAGCAAACAGTAGCAAAGACTTTAATGGCTGTAGTTGCAGGATGTGGGCTCCTTGCCACCCTGTGGTCGTCAGGGCTTTATGCCGCGACGCCCGTGTTCACGGTCAACATCGATAATCCAAGCTTTCGTCGTTTGGTCACGGCCGTACCGCCGCTGGGCGGTGGTGCAGACCCTGAGTTGGCGCGGATCAGCAGTGAAGCGACTGCGGAACTCGGTCGCCTGCTCGACTTTTCTGGGCTCTTCAGTGTTATGTCCAGCGCTGGGTATCAAGAGATCTTGCGCAAAAATCCGAAAGCGCAATCAGCGGGTCAAGGACTTGATGGCATTGATCTGAATGCCTGGCGCGCTAGTGGGGTGGAGTCGCTCACGGTAGGGGAGATAGACCGTGACGGCCGTGAGTTTATTTTGACGCTACGCACTGTCGACATCACTATGCGTAAATTGATGGTAGGCAAGAAGTACTCGAAGGTCAGTCCGGCGCAGGTCAAGCAAGTCATTGCCCGATATGCAGACCGAGTCCTGCAAGCATACACGGGACGGCCTGGAATTTTCTCGTCGCGCCTCCTATTTGTCGGTAAGGCGACCAGGTCCTCTTATAAGCAAGTTTACATCTCGGATTTCGATGGTTCCAATGCCCAAGCTATCACCTCAAGTCAGGCGCCACATATTTCGCCAGCTTTCAGCCATGACGGTCGTTTTGTCACTTTCACCTCGTTCGAGGATGGAAATCCTGATCTCTTCATATATGAGATTGCGACCGGTAAGAAACGCAAGCTGTCCGGGCGTAAAGGCCTAAATAGCGGCAGTAACTGGGCATCAACCGACACAGTGGTAGCTTTTACAGGTTCGGCGGAGGGTGACGCCGATATCTTTGCCATCACTCCCGATGGTAAAAGGTCCCGTGCCATTATCCGTGGTCCTGGTTTAGATGTGGATCCTTCGTTCTCACCAGACAAGAAATGGCTGGCATTTGTGTCTGGGCGTTTTGGCAATCCGCATATTTTTCGCGCGGAGTTGAAGTGGGACGGTGAATCGGATGTGCGCGTCTTGAGTGATAAGCGGCTCACTTACGCTGGGTGGTGGAATGCGACCCCGTCCTGGTCACCAGACTCCAGTAAGATTGCATTCGCTGGCTACGATAGAGACATCGATCGTTTTGACATCTTTATGATGAATATCGATGGCACAGGTCTTGAGCGCCTCACGATTCGCTCAGGCGATAACGAGCATCCCACCTGGTCGCCAAATGGACAGCTCATAGTATTTGAGTCGAGTCGCCAGCCTGGTCGTGATATCAAAGGGGCGCGTCAGCTTTACGTCATGAATCGCGACGGCAGCAACCAACGGCTCCTTAAGACCGGCCTCTTTGAGGCGCAGGCCCCAGTTTGGGGGCCGCCCCAAGAGCAACAATGAAGCGCCTGAGGCTTTAAGACTATCAGTGAAACAGAGTCATGGATCTAAGTTCAAGTTTTGAGACACTCCAAGGCAGAAGTTTGATCTCGCCGCTAGGTATGGTTACGAGAGAGCCGCTGCTTAACGATTTTGTCGTTTATCTGACGACTATCTTGAGCGACATCAAAGCGCGCCCCGATGCCAATCACGAGATATATTTTTCATGGCAAAAACTGCGGGAGATTAGGCGTGCATTCAGTGCCATGATTCTGCGTGGCGAGCGCGCGCTGCATCAGCTGAGTGAACTGATTTGTGACCATTACTTTGCTTCTTATCAGTTGAGCACGGTAGTCGTTGGCGAGATCGACACGACCAAAGAGCGATTCGTCCTGTCTCAAGGACTATCGTCCAAGGATCTCTATTCAACCTCGGACCTTGACTTGGGCACGCGGCAATTAGCCAAGCTCCGTTTTACAGATGGGGTGAAGTGGAGTCCGGCATCGCTCGTGGCCAACTTTGTCGAATATCAGCCGACCGAACCCAATCCGATGAAGATCCAGAAGATTATCAGCCGCATTAAAGCGGAAGAGGAAATCTGGAACAAAGTGGTCGATGAGATTTTTGACCTAGACGGTATGGTGAGACGCGATAAACAGATGAGCCATCTTAGTCAGTTTGTCAAAGATGTTTTTGGTATCAAGATCGTCGTCGGCTCGACGTCTGACGTTCTGCCACTGCACGATTCACTCTTCACTGCTAACTGGAGTGCGGCTCAATTAGAGCGAATTGGCATCGAATTGCGGGACGATCGGCTCCACTTGGAGTTGTTAGAAACCAAGAATTATTTAACTCAGGACAGTCGCAAAGCTAGTGGCTGGGCTGCTATGAAGTCGGTCGTACAATGGGGTGGCCGTACGTTTGAAATCCAAGTACAGCCGCTGCGCAATTATTATGATGAGCAGGAGTATTTGACTAAGGAAAGTCACGCAGGATTCAAAGCCAAGCGCGAGACACTGCGTAACGATATCGCTGCTAAAGTACCACTGTTCGGCTTTTATCAAGCTCTACTCAAGTGGCTATTTCTAGCCGAGGCAGAACCAGGACAGGCGCCATCCTATCCTGGTGTACAGATCTTGCTGTCAGAGTAAGCACGTCAGTGGTCTTATACGACTTCAAGCAGGGCGCCGGCCCAGGTGAGTCCTGAACCAACGACGGCGACGGCAATAAGATCACCTACCTTGTATTTGTCCCAGTTCATCGAGAGCACGTTGGGTGCGCCTGCGCCACCCTGGTTGCCGTGGTGCTGGACATTACATAGGTGCTTGTCGTGGTGAAAGCCGAGCTTTTCCACTGCCGCCATCAGCATCCGGTAGTTAGCTTGATGAGCAACGAAATAGCTGATGTCATCAGGCTGCAAATTTTGTCGCTTCATAATCTCTTGTGTGACAGCCACAGTCTTGGTGACGGCAAATTTTTGCACGGCCGCCCCATTCTGCGAGAAGAAATCACCATCTGGTAATTTCACGTGCTGGCTACCGGCCGGTGATGAGATCACGACCGTGTCGCGCACCGCGAGGCCTCTAGCACCTGGTCGCGTCGAGACGATAGAGGCGGCAGCACCGTCACCGAAAAGTACGCAGCTGGCGCGGTCAGCGAAATTGACTCGGGTTGAATATCTCTCGGCATTAAAAATGGCAATATCCGTCGCCTGACCGCTCAGTAAAAGTCCCCGTGCCACGTGCAAATCAACGACGAAACTACTGCATGCAGAATTCACGTCAAACGCTGTGGTTTCGAGGCCTAGCGTTGCAGCGATCGCACAGGCATTAGCTGGGATATCCCAATCCGGAACTGAGGTTCCCGAGATCACCACGTTCGGATCATAATATGCCTGTGCGGAGCGCTCTTTAGCCATACGCCATGGCTCGCGGCACATCTCACCGATCGGCATGATGCGACCTTCTTGACGCAAGGTTGTCAGCGTGGTTTCGCCACGCCTTAGCTTGGTGACGTCGTCCAGCGCTAGTACGGTCCGACGCTCGATGATACCAACGCGCTCTTCAATCCATGCCGCCGAAGAACCGATGTCCAGCCCCTCGTAGAATTGATTGGTCAACTTAGTCGGCGGAAAATAATGTCCCATGCCAGTGATCACAGGGACTGGCGTAGCCTGTCGTGCAGTCATAATCGTCCTGATCGATTCAGGGTTAGGTTGTGTACATACCGCCGTTAACGTGTAGCGTGGTGCCCGTGATGTAGGCCGCCTTGTCCGAAGCTAAGAACTCCACTGCGTGAGCAATGTCCTCAGGGGTACCTAGTCGCTTCAGCGGTACTTTCGACAAAATAGCTTGTTTAACCTCGTCCTTGAGGTCTTTGGTCATATCTGTGGCAATGAATCCAGGAGCAACACAGTTGCACAGGATGCCCGCTGCTGCTAGTTCCTGAGCGATGCTCTGGGTGAATCCGGTGATGGCTGCTTTGGTTGCCGCATAGAGGCTCTGCCCTGCGTTGCCGGTATGACCAACCACAGAGCTCAGGTTGATGATCCTACCACTGCGTTGCCGAATCATAACCTTGGCAGCAAATTTCGATAGTAGGAACACTGGCCTCAGATTGGTTGCCATGAGCGTGTCGAAGTCGTCGGGCTTGGCAAATGCCAACACCTGGTCGATCGCTACGCCGGCGTTATTCACTAAAACATCAAGAGATCCAAGATCTTCCTTGACCACCTTGACAAGTTCCTGGGGGGCAGCCGGGTCGCTCAGATCGTAGCGATAGGCTTTGGCCTGGCCTTGAGGTAGCTCGGCGACGACGGCGCGCGCGCCCTCGTCGCCCGAGCGGTAGTGCACAGCAACCTTGTAACCGGCGCGGCCTAATGCTAAGGCACAAGCTGCGCCGATCCCTCGTGATCCGCCGGTAACTAGAGCAACTTTTTGACTCATCGGAACCCTCGATGTTGGCTGATATAGTTCGAGTTGTGTTGCCATTCAGTGCCAGGGAAACTAGCACTAAAGCCAATATGGCACAACTTCTGAGAATCAAACTGCACGTGGCACTCGTGGTCCACCTGGCCGGTGCTGGGTGTGCTACGTCCAGCTCCGAGGCGCCGCAGAAGGTATGGGAGGCCGTGCGGCAGGAAGATGCCGCCTATGTGCAGTTCACTGTTGACGGAGGGACGGCCGGTGCATCATCCCCCATCGCCCTCGCAGTGATAGCGCGGAAACACGAGCTTAAGCAGTGGGTGTACCCCTTGATTGCCTCTTATTTGCCGCCCGGTATCCCGTTGCCGCGGAAGATCCGTCTGGTAACTGCAGCCGACGAAATTCCGTTTGAACCCTACGAGGACAGTATTGACACCTCCTTGGGCGCGAGCAGTCCTGAACAGGCTTGGACGCACCTGGTGCATCGACTCTACGGCGCGGGTCTGACAAATCTGGCTGCGGGTAAGTTGACAGGCATTCCCTTGCCGCTCTCTCAAATGTCGCAGCAGTCAGTGCGTAGCAACGCTGATCTGAATCGCAATTTACTGGGCAGTCTTTGGATCGAAGGTTTGTCTACTTATGTAGCATCTCATGGTGAGCGTCTTGCCGCCAATCATCGTGGGATCCTCAGTTGGCAACAGCGCAGTCTCATCACGCCCAATTATCTAGATGTCCGCGATATTTTAGTTTTGGATGAGGATGCACGCGCACGCTGGACTAAGCTCTTGCGCTTAGAAGATAGTGAGGGGATCTTTGGGCGCATTGGTGCCAATATGGCGGCCCGCATCGAGCGC from Deltaproteobacteria bacterium encodes:
- a CDS encoding HipA domain-containing protein; amino-acid sequence: MRLQAIIGSLTPLGVAVVHELWRRIAFSILITNVDDHLHNHGFLHSAGDLWRLAPAFDINPFPERQRDLKIWISEETGPDASIVALWSVLKYFNISQIRAKTILGEVEAAVSSWRDVGRKEADMSNIELEEFVAAFEHSEREAARAHI
- a CDS encoding TonB family protein, with translation MEPSVGRGRLAVLPAVNAQDRLLWFFIGVSTIIHTFVLAVGSWQILNQSPKINMDEWSMDAEIMADFEASAPSKTTLPQAELRPEAKVPVQMLPQLPQKFSVKDEPKPEDLLPEPAPTPQPVKPAEAKAEQPQPKPQDLPVKTDNKTDNQLAAAEILKRAALERLRAEQKTAKTLQAPEKDAVARLGEALRKDGPTAGSAVAKGKMNAYRSRLSQAIRRNYAVPEALGIKGTALSVVLIISVSENGELIELRVKEPSGNQAYDDDTVRAVRASVPLPRPPTEFVGQPIAVAFSPRGV
- a CDS encoding ketoacyl-ACP synthase III, with translation MTARQATPVPVITGMGHYFPPTKLTNQFYEGLDIGSSAAWIEERVGIIERRTVLALDDVTKLRRGETTLTTLRQEGRIMPIGEMCREPWRMAKERSAQAYYDPNVVISGTSVPDWDIPANACAIAATLGLETTAFDVNSACSSFVVDLHVARGLLLSGQATDIAIFNAERYSTRVNFADRASCVLFGDGAAASIVSTRPGARGLAVRDTVVISSPAGSQHVKLPDGDFFSQNGAAVQKFAVTKTVAVTQEIMKRQNLQPDDISYFVAHQANYRMLMAAVEKLGFHHDKHLCNVQHHGNQGGAGAPNVLSMNWDKYKVGDLIAVAVVGSGLTWAGALLEVV
- a CDS encoding beta-ketoacyl-ACP reductase: MSQKVALVTGGSRGIGAACALALGRAGYKVAVHYRSGDEGARAVVAELPQGQAKAYRYDLSDPAAPQELVKVVKEDLGSLDVLVNNAGVAIDQVLAFAKPDDFDTLMATNLRPVFLLSKFAAKVMIRQRSGRIINLSSVVGHTGNAGQSLYAATKAAITGFTQSIAQELAAAGILCNCVAPGFIATDMTKDLKDEVKQAILSKVPLKRLGTPEDIAHAVEFLASDKAAYITGTTLHVNGGMYTT
- a CDS encoding Tol-Pal system subunit TolQ, which produces MRECARRVLSWLFCIILWSNVVPLPSGLADGNAVAWAAGPEANVTTMEPAPAMQPASAAAPAEADAGGTGIFSRAMQGGFIVFTCLLILLSMSVVTWAVLIAKYVYLQRLAKSGEAFTKSFWDSRSLNDLNSRLAEYPYSPVREVFRSGYAELVRGSQLLGQVASSEIAVNAALDNINRALAKSKMFERRRLEKFMSMLAISASACPFIGLFGTVWGIMGAFEGIAKTGSASLAAVAPGISEALVSTAFGLAAAIPAVVGYNIFSARVRYLVGSIDGFTADFLNIVERYLVSDKPRSSVGSAPTAAVQSPLDSRI
- a CDS encoding biopolymer transporter ExbD yields the protein MAFGRIGQERAGDEQEALAEINIIPLVDVMLVLLIIFMVTAPLSIGGIKVDLPISKARGTSVDEDRIVLSINRQGAYYLDKQQVADAALEAKFKAIYEFRQKKELYIRADTGVPYGRVVTAMSAARLAGVTKLAMLTNSQAQQSPQATR
- a CDS encoding DUF367 domain-containing protein; its protein translation is MMRFQVLVDRSERINKCTILPLADHPAMEIVRYHRGRPIPALSGEMLLHPDGVSLDAVASSQRHEVNVLAAIDCTWKRLGAVLRLVEQPLPRLVRIPPGFVTAYPRRNKQNRDPDAGLATIEAVFIAAAFLGHWDESLLSRYAFGQAFLDLNRRVFLDYGVERPVVVVTPCLDAPVTFC